A DNA window from Paraclostridium bifermentans contains the following coding sequences:
- a CDS encoding FAD-dependent oxidoreductase — protein MSEIITPGDSYYSQARLVWNRAINKYPEKIIYCTSIEDVQKAVVYSVEKRLKIRIRGGGHHYEGFSIGNGVVVIDVSNLNRIKIDYEKNTFTVQNGIELGQLYTFLGGKGYPFPGGACPTVCISGLAIGGGWGYSSRKYGLTCDSLLELTLVNYKGELITANRFTNSDLFWACKGGGGGNFGVVVSMTFKLPSKVNNVTEFEFNIENPSKSTQIEFLDIWQSFITSTVPEINMRGSIYKSTESGLNINCRGLFYGNPDELDELLESFKKLKGFNLTYNYVTFLQAMLYIGSSYSQYQYFENYGRFVNRFYDYCTLESLVDIVNQPMPEGSELISLNLYGLGGKVSEVDKFDTAFYYRDSFYIVHIDTVFKNNCYKEINKDWIKSNINTIYCITEGSYINFPYYPLENYMNEYYGKNKCRLAEVKQMYDPYNIFKFKQSIK, from the coding sequence ATGTCAGAAATAATAACTCCTGGAGATAGTTATTATAGTCAAGCTAGGTTAGTCTGGAATAGAGCTATAAATAAATATCCAGAAAAAATTATATACTGTACCTCTATAGAGGATGTTCAAAAAGCTGTAGTTTATAGCGTAGAAAAACGATTAAAAATACGAATAAGAGGCGGGGGACATCATTACGAGGGCTTTTCGATAGGAAATGGTGTAGTTGTTATAGATGTGAGTAATTTAAATAGAATAAAAATAGATTATGAAAAAAATACATTTACCGTACAAAATGGAATTGAATTAGGTCAATTATATACATTTTTAGGTGGAAAAGGATATCCATTTCCAGGAGGAGCATGTCCAACAGTTTGTATAAGTGGTCTTGCAATAGGCGGAGGTTGGGGGTATTCATCTAGGAAATATGGACTTACTTGTGACAGTTTATTGGAGTTGACACTAGTAAATTATAAAGGTGAATTAATAACAGCAAATAGATTTACTAACTCAGATTTATTTTGGGCATGTAAAGGAGGCGGAGGAGGCAATTTTGGAGTTGTTGTTTCTATGACTTTTAAATTACCTTCAAAAGTAAATAATGTAACTGAATTTGAATTTAATATAGAAAATCCAAGTAAATCTACTCAAATTGAATTTTTAGATATTTGGCAAAGTTTTATTACTAGTACCGTACCTGAAATCAATATGAGGGGAAGTATATACAAATCGACGGAAAGTGGATTAAATATAAATTGTAGAGGTTTATTTTATGGTAATCCAGATGAATTAGATGAATTATTAGAATCATTTAAAAAATTGAAAGGTTTTAATTTAACATATAATTATGTAACATTTTTACAAGCTATGCTTTATATAGGATCTTCATACTCTCAATATCAATATTTTGAAAACTATGGAAGGTTTGTTAACAGATTTTATGATTATTGTACATTAGAGAGTTTAGTAGATATAGTTAATCAGCCAATGCCTGAAGGTAGCGAATTAATTAGTTTGAATTTATATGGTTTAGGTGGAAAAGTAAGTGAAGTAGATAAGTTTGATACAGCTTTTTATTATAGGGATAGTTTTTATATAGTTCATATTGACACAGTGTTTAAAAATAATTGCTATAAAGAAATAAACAAAGACTGGATAAAATCTAACATTAATACTATTTACTGTATTACAGAAGGATCTTATATTAATTTCCCTTATTATCCTCTTGAAAATTACATGAATGAATATTATGGTAAAAATAAGTGTAGACTTGCAGAAGTAAAGCAAATGTATGATCCTTATAATATATTTAAATTTAAACAAAGTATTAAATAA
- a CDS encoding DUF3955 domain-containing protein — MKKYLVTIIPFVLGVICFISYNIIGSEVTPDGMLVEPFGLIPTGFLLISISIIIASIMSTWGLFHNPKKIDKIAFAVSIILILLSASYLFLVSSYCKSLDSQSISMISRNIIN; from the coding sequence ATGAAAAAATATTTAGTTACAATTATTCCATTTGTTTTAGGCGTTATATGCTTTATTTCTTATAATATTATAGGATCTGAGGTAACTCCTGACGGTATGTTAGTAGAGCCATTTGGTCTTATACCAACAGGATTTTTACTAATATCAATATCTATCATCATTGCATCTATTATGAGTACTTGGGGTTTGTTTCACAACCCTAAAAAGATAGATAAAATAGCATTTGCAGTATCTATAATACTTATATTACTATCAGCGTCTTATTTATTTTTAGTATCTTCGTACTGTAAATCACTAGATTCACAATCAATATCTATGATAAGTAGAAATATTATTAATTAA
- a CDS encoding MATE family efflux transporter, which produces MSKISNFTEGKIFSPLLKFTIPILLALFLQTMYGAVDLLIVGQFGNAADVSAVSTGSQVMMTITVIITGLTMGITILIGQKLGEGKSKEAGDVVGSGISIFAIIAIVITILTVTFASHISTFMHTPKEAFDSTTIYIKICAAGSIFIIAYNIIGGVFRGLGDSKTPLITVGIACVTNIIGDLIFVGIFKMAVMGAALATIMAQAISVILSVIIIRKRGLPFEFSKSSIKFHKNLTSKIIKYGTPIALQDGLVHMSFLVIMIIGNSMGVIPSAGIGVAEKLVGFIMLIPSSFSQAVSAFVAQNYGAKNYDRAKKVLIYAISASLCCGIVMFYITFFHGNILAGMFSKDKDVVLAAWEYMKAYGIDCLLTAIMFSMVGYFNGCGKTTFVMIQGIIGAFGVRIPVSYIMSKIIPVSLFRVGLATPMSTAIQIILCVIYFIILSKQLSKESKIINTTYQV; this is translated from the coding sequence ATGTCAAAAATATCTAATTTTACGGAGGGAAAAATATTTTCTCCTTTATTAAAATTTACTATACCTATACTGCTTGCATTATTTTTGCAAACTATGTATGGTGCAGTTGATTTGCTTATAGTAGGTCAATTTGGAAATGCAGCAGATGTATCGGCAGTTTCAACTGGTAGCCAAGTAATGATGACTATAACCGTAATAATTACAGGATTAACTATGGGTATCACAATACTTATAGGTCAAAAGCTTGGAGAAGGCAAATCAAAAGAAGCTGGAGATGTTGTAGGAAGTGGTATTTCAATTTTTGCTATCATAGCTATAGTTATAACTATTTTAACTGTTACTTTTGCTTCACATATTTCAACTTTTATGCATACCCCAAAAGAGGCCTTTGATAGTACAACAATATATATAAAAATTTGTGCTGCAGGGTCTATATTCATAATTGCGTACAATATTATAGGAGGAGTATTTAGAGGTTTAGGTGATTCAAAAACTCCTCTTATCACGGTAGGGATAGCCTGTGTGACAAATATTATAGGAGATTTAATATTTGTTGGAATATTTAAAATGGCCGTTATGGGTGCTGCGCTGGCGACTATAATGGCTCAGGCAATTAGTGTTATATTATCGGTAATTATTATTAGAAAGCGAGGACTTCCTTTTGAGTTTTCTAAGAGTAGTATAAAGTTTCATAAAAATTTAACTTCAAAGATAATCAAATATGGAACACCAATAGCACTACAAGATGGACTTGTGCATATGTCTTTTCTTGTAATTATGATTATAGGGAATTCAATGGGAGTGATTCCATCAGCAGGAATTGGTGTTGCAGAAAAACTTGTTGGATTTATAATGTTAATACCTTCATCTTTTTCTCAAGCTGTATCTGCATTTGTTGCACAAAACTATGGAGCTAAAAACTACGATAGGGCAAAGAAAGTTCTTATTTACGCTATTTCAGCTTCGTTGTGCTGTGGTATTGTAATGTTTTATATTACATTTTTCCACGGAAATATACTTGCAGGTATGTTCTCTAAGGATAAAGATGTAGTTTTAGCAGCATGGGAATATATGAAAGCTTATGGAATAGATTGTCTTTTAACTGCAATTATGTTTAGTATGGTAGGGTATTTCAATGGATGTGGAAAAACAACATTTGTAATGATACAAGGAATAATAGGCGCTTTTGGAGTAAGAATACCTGTATCATATATTATGAGTAAAATAATACCTGTGTCATTATTTAGAGTAGGACTTGCAACTCCTATGTCTACAGCTATACAAATTATATTATGTGTAATTTACTTTATAATTCTATCAAAACAATTATCAAAAGAAAGTAAAATTATAAATACAACTTATCAAGTTTAA
- a CDS encoding MarR family winged helix-turn-helix transcriptional regulator: protein MINKEKLKLGLDISKINHIISRKMDASVISAIDDNLTISQAYVIDFICNEGNGKEVFQKDLESVFDLKRSSISLMLNNMEKSGLIERVPVKGDGRLKKIILTEKSIKIYEKISDAIDLIENKLSENITEEEIKVFQNVLNKIRNSLE, encoded by the coding sequence ATGATAAATAAAGAAAAGCTTAAGTTAGGTCTTGATATTAGTAAAATTAATCACATAATTTCAAGAAAAATGGATGCTTCTGTAATCAGTGCAATTGATGATAATTTAACTATATCACAGGCTTATGTAATAGACTTTATATGTAATGAAGGTAATGGTAAAGAGGTATTTCAAAAGGACTTAGAGAGTGTATTTGACTTAAAACGTTCATCAATTAGTTTAATGCTAAATAATATGGAAAAGAGTGGCTTGATAGAAAGAGTTCCTGTTAAGGGAGATGGCCGATTGAAAAAAATCATTTTAACAGAAAAATCAATAAAGATTTATGAAAAAATATCAGATGCAATTGATTTAATAGAAAACAAGTTATCAGAAAATATAACGGAGGAAGAAATAAAAGTATTTCAAAATGTACTTAATAAAATAAGAAATAGTCTAGAATAA
- a CDS encoding alpha/beta hydrolase, producing MKYTEKNFDFIEIENEGFAGDYIKMPAFVGKLWMKSNVKKLRSMMGGVSKDISTRPIIVEDKNIKGYKNDIRIRIYKPEEDKKRPVMIFIHGGGWFAGSIDAVHDYCKAISDKADTLVISVDYGLAPENPYPTGVEDCYAAVKWAIENKDELNIDTDNVIVSGDSAGGNYSAVISIMARDRKEFNIAKQILLYPATDLQSMEADNSDKMAKIFSEIILEWYLKRKAKATDKYVSPMHCDDLSNLASAFIVVGDLDFLHESSLKYAEKLEKAGNEVKFSLYKNTRHAFIDNTGNCPQADALIEEVVEFIKG from the coding sequence GTGAAATATACTGAAAAAAATTTTGACTTTATAGAAATTGAAAATGAAGGATTTGCCGGTGATTATATAAAAATGCCTGCTTTCGTAGGTAAGTTATGGATGAAATCGAATGTGAAAAAGTTAAGATCGATGATGGGTGGAGTGAGTAAAGATATAAGCACTAGACCTATAATAGTTGAAGATAAAAATATCAAAGGATATAAAAATGATATTAGAATAAGAATTTATAAGCCTGAGGAAGATAAAAAAAGACCAGTAATGATATTCATACATGGTGGTGGATGGTTTGCGGGGTCTATAGATGCAGTTCATGATTACTGTAAGGCTATATCTGATAAGGCTGATACTTTAGTTATATCAGTAGATTACGGATTAGCACCAGAAAATCCATACCCAACAGGTGTAGAAGATTGTTATGCGGCTGTAAAATGGGCTATTGAAAATAAAGATGAATTAAATATAGACACAGATAATGTTATCGTATCAGGAGATAGTGCAGGAGGAAACTATTCGGCTGTTATTTCTATAATGGCTAGAGATAGAAAAGAGTTTAACATAGCTAAGCAGATATTACTTTATCCAGCAACAGATTTACAATCTATGGAGGCGGATAATAGTGATAAAATGGCAAAAATATTTAGTGAAATAATTCTCGAATGGTATTTAAAGAGAAAAGCTAAGGCTACAGACAAGTATGTTTCACCAATGCATTGTGATGATTTAAGCAATTTAGCTAGTGCTTTTATAGTTGTTGGAGACTTAGATTTCTTACATGAAAGTTCATTAAAATATGCTGAAAAATTAGAAAAAGCAGGGAATGAAGTGAAATTTAGTTTATATAAAAATACTAGACATGCATTTATAGATAATACAGGAAACTGTCCTCAAGCGGATGCATTAATAGAAGAAGTTGTAGAATTTATAAAAGGATAG
- a CDS encoding glycoside hydrolase family 3 C-terminal domain-containing protein — translation MNIKELIKQMSLEEKASLCSGLNFWNTKPIERLNIPSIMMTDGPHGLRKQSEGADHLGINESVESTCFPTASALACSFDRDLVKELGIAIGEECQSENVSIVLGPGANIKRSPLCGRNFEYYSEDPYLSSEMAKNQIQGTQSQGIGTSLKHFAANNQEHRRMTIDTIVDERTLREIYLASFETAVKEAQPWTVMCAYNKLNGEYCSENYRLLTEILRNEWGFEGFVVSDWGAVNDRDKGLYAGLELQMPADGGMGDALIVEAVKSNRLSEGVLDKAVERILNITFKAIENKRESVIYSKEKHHELARKIAGECMVLLKNEEKILPLKKEEKIAVIGELATKVRYQGGGSSHINPTKLDNTYEEIVNFAGSENIRYARGYDLSIDDTIYELTEEAKQLAIEADKVILFIGLPERYESEGFDRTHLNIPKNQYDLVKALKSVNENIVVILSNGSPIEMPFVSDVKAILEAYLTGQASGKAICDILYGEVNPSGKLAETFALKLSDNPSYLNFPGEVDKVEYKEGIFVGYRYYDKKAMDVLFPFGYGLSYTNFEYSNLKISKNEIDDTEKVTVSVSIKNIGDVFGKEIVQLYISDKESSVIRPEKELKGFEKIGLEPGEEKEVTFILNKRSFAYYNVDLGDWHVESGEFEILIGKSSREIVLKEVITVNTTSPIKTIVTKNTALGDISHLPEVQQIMDAMIQSFGRDTSGLGEGNMFAEMMKFMPLRALATFNPDGGQQLVDRIIESINS, via the coding sequence ATGAACATTAAAGAACTAATAAAACAAATGAGTTTAGAAGAGAAAGCATCATTATGCTCAGGTTTAAATTTCTGGAATACTAAGCCGATAGAGAGACTAAACATACCATCAATAATGATGACCGATGGACCTCATGGCTTAAGAAAACAATCAGAAGGAGCAGATCATCTAGGGATAAATGAAAGTGTAGAGTCTACTTGCTTTCCAACAGCATCAGCACTTGCTTGCTCATTTGATAGAGATTTAGTAAAAGAGCTTGGGATAGCTATAGGAGAAGAATGTCAATCTGAGAATGTGTCAATAGTATTAGGGCCAGGGGCGAATATAAAAAGATCGCCTTTATGTGGTAGAAACTTTGAATATTATTCAGAGGATCCATATTTAAGCAGTGAAATGGCTAAGAATCAAATACAAGGAACACAAAGTCAAGGTATTGGTACATCTTTAAAACACTTTGCGGCTAATAACCAAGAGCATAGAAGGATGACTATAGATACAATAGTTGATGAAAGGACTTTAAGAGAAATATACTTAGCAAGTTTTGAAACTGCTGTAAAAGAAGCTCAGCCATGGACTGTAATGTGTGCATATAATAAGTTAAATGGAGAATATTGCTCTGAAAACTATAGATTACTTACAGAAATATTAAGAAATGAGTGGGGATTTGAAGGGTTCGTTGTGTCTGACTGGGGTGCGGTAAATGATAGAGATAAAGGGTTATATGCAGGTCTAGAACTTCAAATGCCAGCTGACGGTGGTATGGGAGATGCTTTAATAGTTGAAGCAGTTAAAAGCAATAGATTAAGTGAAGGAGTTTTAGATAAAGCAGTAGAAAGAATATTAAATATAACATTTAAAGCAATAGAAAATAAAAGAGAAAGTGTTATATACAGCAAAGAAAAACATCATGAATTAGCTAGAAAAATAGCTGGAGAATGCATGGTGCTTCTTAAGAATGAAGAAAAAATACTTCCTCTTAAAAAAGAAGAAAAGATAGCGGTTATAGGTGAGCTAGCAACTAAGGTTAGATACCAGGGTGGAGGAAGTTCTCATATAAATCCAACTAAATTGGATAATACATATGAAGAGATAGTAAACTTCGCAGGATCTGAAAATATAAGATATGCTAGAGGGTATGATTTAAGCATAGATGATACTATTTATGAGTTAACAGAAGAAGCTAAACAATTGGCTATAGAAGCTGATAAAGTTATTTTATTTATTGGCCTTCCAGAAAGATATGAGTCTGAAGGATTCGATAGAACACATTTAAATATACCTAAAAATCAATATGATTTAGTTAAAGCATTAAAATCTGTAAATGAAAATATAGTAGTAATATTAAGTAATGGATCTCCAATAGAAATGCCTTTTGTAAGTGATGTAAAAGCGATACTTGAAGCTTATTTAACAGGGCAAGCTAGTGGTAAAGCTATATGTGATATATTGTATGGTGAAGTTAATCCAAGTGGTAAGTTAGCAGAAACATTTGCACTAAAATTATCGGATAACCCATCTTATTTAAATTTTCCAGGGGAAGTAGATAAAGTAGAATACAAAGAAGGCATATTTGTAGGATATAGATATTACGATAAAAAAGCAATGGACGTATTATTCCCATTTGGATATGGACTAAGCTATACAAACTTTGAGTATAGTAATTTAAAAATAAGTAAAAATGAAATAGATGATACTGAAAAAGTGACTGTAAGTGTAAGTATAAAAAACATTGGGGATGTATTTGGAAAAGAAATAGTACAGTTATATATAAGCGATAAGGAAAGTAGTGTAATAAGACCAGAAAAAGAGTTAAAAGGATTTGAAAAAATAGGGCTAGAGCCAGGAGAAGAAAAAGAAGTTACATTTATATTAAATAAGAGAAGTTTCGCATACTATAATGTTGATTTAGGTGATTGGCATGTAGAAAGTGGAGAATTTGAAATTTTAATAGGAAAATCCTCAAGAGAAATAGTTTTAAAAGAAGTAATAACAGTAAATACTACTTCACCTATTAAAACTATTGTTACTAAAAATACGGCTTTAGGAGATATATCACATCTTCCTGAAGTTCAACAGATAATGGATGCAATGATACAAAGTTTTGGTAGAGATACAAGTGGTCTAGGCGAAGGGAACATGTTTGCAGAAATGATGAAGTTCATGCCACTTAGAGCTTTAGCTACTTTTAATCCTGATGGGGGTCAACAGCTTGTAGACAGAATAATTGAAAGTATAAATAGTTAA